In one window of Candidatus Latescibacterota bacterium DNA:
- a CDS encoding T9SS type A sorting domain-containing protein yields the protein MNDRKLFYVIFLIIILGAADLSAQGETTCRVAWNPISDPGVTEVLVYRSTTDVLVEYQQIAAVDVTSNLFTDTYENGFEPGVQYFYRLRSRNVVGAVSGFSERLSAHYIHPSDPYEIMQRCMITSVTAIDASTWRVEWSTQQPSRGRLEYWKMSTGEITVSSTDETLSTTHYIDITGLDLESIYFVRAISRDESLENMIVSSNYSFVTSDNGAPLEFVLDPDVLTVDEGGTGQFNVRLSSIPDGTVDVQVQRLAGDSDIDVESGEALTFTSADWYVEQMVTIMAYEDLDEEDGEAVIRISSVAGPEVISFDLVVSEVDNDKGDGNNGNLASAIVAIYPIPFQPASGNLTIGNLPDNGRIGIYDLRGQKVWDESWAETTTLIWNGENNTGVSVASGRYFVVISDSDGQISEKRVILVVN from the coding sequence ATGAATGACCGGAAGCTTTTTTATGTGATCTTTTTGATCATCATCCTTGGGGCTGCCGACCTGTCCGCTCAGGGAGAGACCACCTGCAGGGTGGCCTGGAATCCGATTTCGGATCCCGGTGTGACGGAAGTCCTGGTATATAGATCCACAACCGATGTTCTGGTCGAATACCAGCAGATCGCCGCGGTCGATGTGACTTCAAATTTATTTACTGATACATATGAGAACGGGTTTGAACCAGGGGTACAGTATTTCTACAGGCTCCGGTCCAGAAACGTGGTTGGAGCCGTCAGCGGTTTCTCGGAGCGGCTTTCAGCCCACTATATACATCCCTCAGATCCATACGAGATAATGCAGCGATGCATGATAACTTCAGTCACCGCGATCGACGCTTCGACCTGGCGTGTGGAATGGTCCACGCAGCAGCCATCCAGGGGCAGGCTCGAATACTGGAAGATGAGTACAGGAGAGATCACGGTCAGCTCGACAGACGAGACTCTTTCCACCACCCATTATATCGATATCACAGGGCTTGACCTCGAAAGTATATATTTTGTGCGGGCGATATCGAGAGACGAGTCTCTGGAGAACATGATCGTATCAAGCAACTATTCATTCGTCACTTCTGATAATGGTGCTCCTCTGGAATTTGTCCTCGATCCCGATGTCCTGACTGTGGACGAAGGTGGCACGGGCCAGTTCAATGTCCGGCTGAGCAGTATCCCGGACGGTACGGTAGATGTGCAGGTGCAGCGCCTGGCGGGGGATTCCGATATCGATGTCGAATCGGGAGAGGCCCTGACCTTTACATCGGCCGACTGGTACGTCGAGCAGATGGTGACGATAATGGCATACGAAGATCTCGACGAAGAGGACGGTGAGGCAGTGATAAGGATCTCATCCGTTGCCGGGCCGGAAGTCATCAGTTTTGATCTCGTCGTCAGTGAAGTGGATAATGATAAAGGTGACGGTAACAACGGCAACCTGGCCTCGGCCATAGTGGCTATATATCCGATTCCATTCCAGCCTGCTTCGGGAAATCTTACGATCGGCAACTTGCCGGACAACGGCAGGATAGGTATCTACGATCTGCGTGGGCAGAAGGTGTGGGACGAGTCATGGGCCGAAACGACGACACTCATCTGGAACGGGGAGAACAACACTGGTGTCAGTGTCGCCAGCGGAAGATATTTCGTCGTCATCTCTGACAGCGATGGACAGATATCGGAAAAACGGGTGATTCTGGTAGTCAATTAG